One window from the genome of Salisaeta longa DSM 21114 encodes:
- a CDS encoding YdcF family protein: protein MGSLYLSKVLTLLLYPLTWSLLAVLGGGLWALRAPRWGLGVVFAGGLLLYVTALPVVSTALRRSLEQQHPPQPIAATPSADAIVVLGGGIAAAHPPRLYPDLNSAADRVLHAARLYKAGHAPCIIASGGAVPWHQQSEAPAMEIVLQQLGVPPRDVILEAESRSTYENAQHTAQLARRTGRDTLLLVTSALHMRRALATFRSTGLVVHPAPTDYEAVERSDTVLAFLPDAAALAGTTAALKEYAGYAVYRWRGWIAAPPHSSSN, encoded by the coding sequence ATGGGTAGCCTCTACCTCTCCAAGGTTCTGACGCTGCTGCTGTACCCGCTCACCTGGAGCCTCCTGGCGGTGCTGGGCGGCGGGCTGTGGGCGCTGCGCGCGCCGCGGTGGGGGCTTGGAGTGGTGTTCGCGGGCGGCCTCCTGCTGTATGTAACCGCTCTGCCCGTCGTTTCCACGGCGCTGCGTCGTTCGCTCGAACAGCAGCATCCACCCCAACCGATCGCCGCTACCCCCTCGGCCGATGCGATTGTGGTGCTGGGCGGTGGCATTGCGGCAGCCCACCCGCCGCGGCTCTATCCCGACCTCAACAGCGCAGCCGACCGGGTGCTGCATGCCGCGCGCCTCTACAAGGCGGGCCACGCGCCCTGTATCATCGCGAGCGGCGGTGCGGTGCCCTGGCATCAGCAGTCGGAGGCACCGGCCATGGAGATCGTATTGCAACAGCTTGGGGTGCCGCCGCGCGATGTGATCCTTGAGGCGGAGAGCCGCTCGACGTACGAGAATGCGCAACACACCGCCCAGCTTGCCCGCCGCACCGGGCGCGACACACTCTTGCTCGTTACGTCGGCGCTCCATATGCGGCGCGCGCTTGCCACCTTCCGGTCAACGGGCCTGGTGGTACACCCTGCCCCAACAGACTACGAAGCAGTGGAGCGGTCCGATACGGTGCTCGCATTTCTGCCCGATGCGGCCGCGCTCGCCGGTACCACCGCCGCCCTCAAGGAGTACGCGGGCTACGCCGTATACCGCTGGCGCGGATGGATTGCCGCACCGCCTCATTCTTCTTCAAACTGA
- a CDS encoding acyl-CoA dehydrogenase family protein, with translation MSSASNVPRPLLPLLYLAWADGILTPAEQRLIHDRCAALDDAAPDLCKRLKAWTDPSDPPSATQYFRWVRALQTAADDIPQATARSLTELAQALATNGDLPDATARALADIEAALGVDSREVLGDLLGHRSADTPPPDAPDLPFAVEQLQAVLDGDRAEIKDRLRTLLNDPALHPDPSLPTPAYREAVLDVCKRLAAQGLGALSYPKAYGGRGDIGAFITTFAMLAYGDLSVVVKYGVQFGLFGGSLQQLGTQRHHETYLERAGTLDLPGCFAMSETGHGSNVRDLQTTARYDPSDETFILHTPHDSARKDWIGNAAAHGQLATVFAQLETEGTTYGVHAFLVPIRTADGAPAPGVRIEDCGEKMGLNGVDNGRLWFDQVRIPRANLLDRYATVHPDGSYESPIPSAGRRFFTMLSTLVGGRISVARAGLNAAKKGLTIAIRYGNTRRQFGPKDRSEVRILDYRTHQRRLLPPLATSYALHMALEDLTERFAARAAGANLSDIEATANALKAYATWHTTHTLQTAREACGGQGYLAENQIAQLKADTDVFTTFEGDNTVLMLQVAKGLLSDFQREFRDLNVLGMMRFVAGEVTTRVTEMNPIVKRATDTEHLREADMQGDALRFRERALVQSAAQRLKHRMDNGAAPFDAFVEVQDHLLTLAHAHAERVVFERFVDRIATVEDASSRSVLNTIRCLYGLHRLEAHRAWFLEKGYFEAPKSKAIRTEVNTLCGEIRPWARALTDAWQIPSGALQAPIAQ, from the coding sequence ATGTCCTCCGCTTCCAATGTCCCCCGCCCGCTGCTTCCGCTGCTGTACCTGGCCTGGGCCGACGGCATCCTGACGCCCGCCGAGCAGCGCCTGATACACGACCGCTGCGCCGCGCTCGATGATGCCGCACCGGACCTCTGCAAACGACTCAAGGCATGGACCGACCCGTCCGATCCCCCCTCGGCGACGCAATACTTTCGATGGGTGCGCGCGCTGCAGACGGCTGCGGACGATATTCCCCAGGCGACGGCGCGCTCCCTTACCGAGCTGGCGCAGGCGCTTGCTACCAATGGCGATTTACCGGACGCCACCGCGCGGGCGCTGGCCGACATCGAAGCCGCACTGGGCGTGGACAGCCGCGAGGTGCTGGGGGATCTGCTGGGACACCGATCGGCCGACACGCCCCCGCCCGACGCGCCCGATCTTCCGTTTGCTGTGGAGCAGCTGCAGGCGGTGCTGGATGGCGACCGGGCCGAGATCAAAGACCGCCTGCGCACACTCCTCAACGACCCGGCATTGCACCCCGACCCGTCGCTGCCCACGCCGGCCTACCGCGAGGCCGTACTGGACGTTTGCAAGCGGCTGGCCGCACAGGGCCTCGGCGCCCTCTCCTATCCCAAGGCGTACGGCGGCCGCGGCGACATTGGGGCGTTCATCACCACCTTTGCCATGCTGGCGTATGGCGACCTCAGCGTGGTGGTGAAGTACGGCGTGCAGTTTGGGCTCTTTGGCGGCAGCCTGCAACAGTTGGGCACCCAACGGCACCACGAGACGTACTTAGAACGCGCCGGGACGCTCGACCTTCCGGGGTGCTTTGCGATGAGCGAAACCGGCCACGGGTCGAATGTGCGCGACCTGCAAACCACCGCGCGCTACGACCCTTCCGATGAAACGTTTATCCTGCACACGCCCCACGACAGCGCGCGCAAGGATTGGATCGGGAATGCCGCGGCCCACGGGCAGCTGGCCACGGTGTTCGCCCAGCTCGAAACCGAAGGCACCACGTACGGCGTGCACGCCTTCCTCGTACCCATCCGCACGGCCGACGGCGCCCCCGCCCCCGGCGTGCGCATCGAAGACTGCGGCGAAAAGATGGGCCTCAACGGCGTCGACAACGGACGGCTGTGGTTCGATCAGGTGCGCATCCCGCGCGCCAACCTGCTGGACCGCTACGCCACCGTGCACCCCGACGGCAGTTACGAAAGCCCCATCCCCAGCGCGGGCCGCCGGTTTTTTACAATGCTCAGCACCCTGGTGGGCGGACGCATCAGCGTGGCGCGCGCCGGGCTCAACGCGGCCAAGAAGGGCCTTACCATCGCCATTCGCTACGGCAACACGCGACGACAGTTTGGCCCTAAAGATCGCTCCGAGGTGCGCATCCTGGATTACCGCACGCACCAGCGCCGCCTGTTGCCGCCGCTCGCCACTTCGTATGCCCTGCACATGGCCCTGGAGGACCTGACCGAACGATTTGCCGCGCGCGCCGCGGGGGCGAACCTCTCCGATATTGAGGCCACGGCGAATGCCCTGAAGGCCTATGCTACTTGGCACACCACCCACACGCTCCAAACGGCCCGCGAGGCCTGCGGCGGGCAGGGCTACCTCGCCGAAAATCAGATTGCCCAGCTCAAAGCCGATACCGACGTCTTTACGACCTTCGAGGGCGACAACACCGTGCTGATGCTGCAGGTGGCCAAGGGCTTGCTCTCGGACTTCCAGCGCGAGTTTCGTGACCTCAACGTGCTTGGCATGATGCGCTTTGTGGCCGGCGAGGTCACCACCCGCGTCACCGAGATGAACCCCATCGTGAAGCGTGCCACCGACACCGAACACCTGCGCGAGGCCGATATGCAAGGCGACGCCCTGCGCTTTCGTGAACGCGCGCTCGTACAATCGGCCGCCCAGCGCCTCAAGCACCGGATGGACAACGGCGCGGCCCCGTTCGATGCGTTTGTGGAGGTTCAAGATCATCTGCTTACCCTTGCCCACGCGCACGCCGAGCGGGTCGTGTTTGAGCGCTTCGTCGATCGCATCGCTACAGTAGAAGACGCTTCCAGCCGCTCCGTGCTGAACACGATCCGTTGCCTGTACGGCCTGCATCGGTTGGAAGCGCACCGTGCCTGGTTCTTGGAAAAGGGCTACTTCGAAGCGCCCAAGTCGAAAGCCATTCGCACCGAAGTGAACACGTTGTGCGGCGAGATCCGCCCCTGGGCCCGCGCCCTAACCGACGCCTGGCAGATCCCGAGCGGCGCCCTGCAGGCCCCCATCGCCCAATGA
- a CDS encoding patatin-like phospholipase family protein translates to MPDAHTASQHPHRPFTLVLAGGGARGYAHVGVLRALAQEGWRPHAIVGVSMGALVGATYALRDDWYEALLRMDTTAFPDPFPTSHDFRRGWRPRIEAMWHVVRSLVTMGTGWGVGEPCQAAGMRVLQDVTNDRDLSDSRLPLAICASDLRSGQRVVFREGNAAERVYASVAIPGVLPPYALNDRQLVDGIFTDSAPVDLARTFDPSVVIAVDPTQTLAPTSVCNGFQAALRAVEICQMRLSEIRFEQADCVLRARFSRTIDTLDFSMRRECIAAGAFAVRQQREELRHLLRASVSPSAPAPLSSARAHG, encoded by the coding sequence ATGCCAGACGCACACACTGCATCGCAGCACCCGCATCGCCCCTTTACGCTGGTGTTGGCCGGCGGCGGCGCCCGCGGCTATGCGCACGTGGGTGTGCTTCGCGCGCTGGCCCAAGAGGGCTGGCGACCCCACGCCATCGTAGGCGTGTCGATGGGAGCCCTTGTGGGGGCAACCTATGCCCTGCGCGATGACTGGTACGAGGCGCTCTTGCGCATGGACACTACAGCCTTCCCCGATCCATTTCCCACGAGCCACGACTTTCGCCGGGGGTGGCGCCCGCGCATCGAGGCCATGTGGCACGTGGTCCGGTCGCTGGTGACGATGGGCACCGGATGGGGCGTCGGCGAGCCGTGCCAGGCGGCCGGCATGCGCGTGCTGCAGGACGTCACCAACGACCGCGACCTCTCAGACAGCCGCCTCCCACTCGCCATCTGTGCGTCCGATCTGCGGTCGGGGCAGCGGGTCGTCTTTCGTGAGGGCAATGCCGCCGAACGCGTCTACGCCAGCGTGGCCATCCCCGGCGTGCTTCCGCCGTATGCTCTCAACGATCGCCAGCTGGTGGACGGCATCTTTACCGACTCGGCGCCGGTAGACCTCGCCCGCACGTTTGATCCCTCGGTGGTCATTGCGGTGGACCCGACGCAGACCCTCGCGCCCACGTCGGTGTGCAACGGCTTTCAAGCGGCGTTGCGCGCGGTTGAGATCTGCCAGATGCGGCTGTCGGAGATTCGGTTTGAGCAGGCCGATTGCGTGCTGCGGGCGCGCTTCTCGCGCACCATCGACACGCTCGACTTTAGCATGCGGCGCGAGTGCATCGCGGCCGGCGCGTTTGCTGTGCGGCAGCAACGCGAGGAGCTGCGCCACCTGCTGCGCGCCTCCGTCTCACCGTCCGCTCCTGCCCCGTTGTCTTCCGCCCGGGCGCATGGGTAG
- a CDS encoding DUF4382 domain-containing protein, which produces MTHHLIKRALGVLSVALLVLVGCDTTASSVPYPEANGRLQVHLTDAPAELAKAVVTIERVTLVPSGAAREPVVLSDAAQTVDLLTLQDGRTLQLADAPVPPGTYEQLRLIVGTEGYVEKANGARVDLKVPSGPQTGIKILLPSFTVDAGSDVGSVTLDFNVEQSFIETPGRFLLKPTVRVQSFTFNAEPVTTVQLDGISHGLDTEARIVEVGGVPVHYNESTVFVLENGLDSYYDGIDLGIDAVLRDDGTLVARKVENIEPYDRGAVYVFEAPIASVDTSAERVTFDLLGVPLMVVEETEFEAGYAVDDLAPGVRVNVGWGELRNDNLARYVQFEEE; this is translated from the coding sequence ATGACGCACCATCTCATCAAGCGCGCCCTCGGCGTACTATCTGTAGCCCTTCTTGTGCTTGTGGGCTGCGACACAACCGCCTCTTCGGTGCCGTATCCTGAAGCCAATGGTCGGCTGCAGGTCCATCTCACGGATGCCCCGGCCGAGCTGGCCAAGGCGGTGGTGACCATCGAGCGGGTGACGCTAGTGCCCTCCGGCGCGGCCCGCGAGCCGGTGGTGCTCAGCGATGCGGCCCAGACCGTTGATTTGCTGACGCTGCAGGATGGCCGGACGCTGCAACTGGCCGATGCCCCGGTGCCGCCGGGCACTTACGAACAGCTCCGATTGATTGTGGGCACCGAGGGGTACGTCGAAAAGGCGAACGGCGCACGTGTGGATCTGAAAGTGCCCAGCGGGCCGCAAACCGGCATCAAGATCCTGCTGCCCTCGTTTACGGTCGACGCCGGAAGCGACGTGGGAAGCGTAACGCTCGACTTCAATGTCGAGCAGTCGTTCATCGAAACGCCGGGGCGCTTTCTGCTGAAGCCCACCGTGCGGGTGCAATCGTTTACGTTTAATGCCGAGCCCGTGACGACGGTGCAGCTCGATGGCATCTCGCACGGACTGGACACCGAAGCCCGCATCGTTGAAGTGGGCGGCGTGCCGGTGCACTACAACGAATCTACGGTGTTTGTCCTGGAAAACGGCCTCGACAGCTACTACGACGGCATCGACCTGGGCATCGACGCGGTGTTGCGTGACGACGGGACGCTGGTGGCGCGCAAGGTGGAAAACATCGAGCCCTACGATCGCGGGGCGGTGTACGTCTTTGAGGCCCCCATTGCCTCCGTAGATACTTCGGCCGAGCGCGTGACGTTCGATCTGCTGGGTGTCCCCCTGATGGTGGTCGAGGAAACGGAGTTTGAAGCCGGCTACGCGGTGGACGACCTCGCGCCCGGCGTACGGGTGAACGTTGGCTGGGGCGAGCTTCGCAACGACAACCTGGCACGCTACGTTCAGTTTGAAGAAGAATGA